The sequence CAATCCGTTAACACATCGTCTCCTTGCTCAGCCATGCTGGCAAACGCTGCATCCCAATCTTTCCGAGGGCGACTGACCGCCTGGATGACGATCGTGTTATTGGCTACTTCTAGCTCGACCTCGCCCGAAAGGCCGCTTTCTAGTAGGGGCTTCGGAATCCGAATGCCCTGCGAGTTGCCGATTTGTATGATGCTTGTTTTGATGGTCATCGGTTACCTCCATACAGGGTGCATACCATGTAGATACGCTCGTTAAGCATCCCTCACGTCCTGGATCCATGAAATCAATGATGCTTACCTCCAGGGTTCGGCCGTCGCTCGATGGCTACCCGCACCGGCCGGCCCTGGCGGACCGACTCGTACGCTGCCATCGCCGCGGCAAATGAGTTAAGGGCTTCGTGGAGCGTGGCGAGTGGGGGGTGGCCCTGCTCCAGGCAGTCGATCAGATGCGCGATCGGGCCCGGGAGCACCGGCCCGAACTGTTCGCCGGCTTTCCGCTCGAACACCCAGTTTTCAGCTCCCGCCGCCAGCACGGCCACGCCGGGGTCCCGGAAGAACTGCGTCATGATCTCGCCCCGCGACCCGATCACCTCGAGGCGGACCACGGCGTTTTGCTTCGGCGACGGACCCGTAGTCCGCGGGGCATTAATCGTCCAACTCCCCTCCAGCGTTGCCACCACGCCGTTCGCCAGCGTAAACGTGGCCATCCCCCAGTCTTCTACCTGGATATCCTTATGCACCAGGTTCGCCACCCGTGCCTCCACCTCCACGATCGGGCTCTGCGCCAGCCAGCTGAATAACTCGATCGCATAAATCCCCTCGTCGATCAGCGCGCCGCCCGGCACGTGCTTCGGATCCACGAACCAGCCCGGCTTGCCGGAACGAGGCCAGTCCTCGGCTATCGACCACCGGCTCGTCTGGTGCATCACGAGCACCTCGCCGATATCTCCCCGGTCGATCCGCTGCTTCACGCCCATCGCGCCCAGCCGGGTGATCACCTGGAAGGGGACACACACCACGCCGGCCTCCTCGATGACCCGCACCATCCGGTCGGCCTGCTCCAGGGTCATGGCCATCGGTTTTCCGAGCACGATGTGTTTGCCGGCACGAGCCGCCTGCTCGGCGCAATCGGGAATCTCGGAGACCGGGGAAGCGATGACTACGATGTCGACATCCGCCTTTTCAAGCAGCTCGGCGTAGCTCGAATACGCGTCGATGCTGAACGTCCGGGCGAACGCTTCCAACTTGCCGGCGTCCGGACTCGCGACCGCCACGAGCCGGGCCTTCGGGTACTCCACGAGGCCCCGCGCCATTCCGTATGCCGAATACCAGTGCCCCAATCCTAAAATGCCTACGCGGTACATGGTTGTTTCCTCGCTTCGTGACGTTGAATTTGATGATCGCGACCCAGGCCATTCCCTCCTCACTGCAGCAGCGCCACCCAATCCCCCTCCGTATCCGGCGCTTTGAGCGTCCGGTACTGCCCGAACGGTTGCGCCGGGTCGCCGCGACCGACGAGCCGGGCCACGGCCGGCGCAAACTCCCCCGTCCGCGGGTTGAACCAGCGTACGCGCACCATGCCGTCTTTATCGTTCAGATCGATCCTG is a genomic window of Rhodothermales bacterium containing:
- a CDS encoding AbrB/MazE/SpoVT family DNA-binding domain-containing protein, whose product is MTIKTSIIQIGNSQGIRIPKPLLESGLSGEVELEVANNTIVIQAVSRPRKDWDAAFASMAEQGDDVLTD
- a CDS encoding Gfo/Idh/MocA family oxidoreductase; the encoded protein is MYRVGILGLGHWYSAYGMARGLVEYPKARLVAVASPDAGKLEAFARTFSIDAYSSYAELLEKADVDIVVIASPVSEIPDCAEQAARAGKHIVLGKPMAMTLEQADRMVRVIEEAGVVCVPFQVITRLGAMGVKQRIDRGDIGEVLVMHQTSRWSIAEDWPRSGKPGWFVDPKHVPGGALIDEGIYAIELFSWLAQSPIVEVEARVANLVHKDIQVEDWGMATFTLANGVVATLEGSWTINAPRTTGPSPKQNAVVRLEVIGSRGEIMTQFFRDPGVAVLAAGAENWVFERKAGEQFGPVLPGPIAHLIDCLEQGHPPLATLHEALNSFAAAMAAYESVRQGRPVRVAIERRPNPGGKHH